In one window of Pseudomonadota bacterium DNA:
- a CDS encoding TIGR04222 domain-containing membrane protein: MNLLDFWPVNMPAGPVFLVWFVGFFIAALIVGYVARNFIVQESGGAASARPHLREGNLPSGDDLALVAVLRDGQRGLRDWILATALAEGFVTTGAVDGQFLLASGASPSPILRRLAGELARRGGTFSASVLTAEVDSLAADEEPRLRQMLRDDGLVPSAETRRRRAVASAAPALVVMALGGLRLVRGVVLDRPVGFLVVEILFVGLVFLIIQKSVVNAPTRRGSRLLEWLVDATRSVRGELGQSPVGSASDVSLTTALSGLAAVTGLAMFAPYRAMLPTPS; the protein is encoded by the coding sequence ATGAATCTCCTCGACTTCTGGCCTGTGAACATGCCAGCGGGCCCTGTCTTTCTGGTCTGGTTTGTCGGGTTCTTCATTGCAGCCCTCATCGTGGGCTACGTCGCGCGCAACTTCATCGTCCAGGAGTCGGGAGGCGCCGCTTCGGCACGGCCTCACCTGCGTGAGGGCAACCTGCCGTCGGGTGACGACCTCGCGCTCGTTGCCGTGCTGCGCGACGGGCAGCGCGGACTTCGCGACTGGATCCTTGCAACCGCCCTGGCGGAAGGCTTCGTGACCACGGGGGCCGTCGACGGGCAGTTCCTGCTCGCATCGGGCGCTTCCCCGTCGCCCATCCTGCGTCGTCTGGCGGGGGAGCTGGCCAGGAGAGGGGGGACGTTCAGTGCGAGCGTGCTCACCGCGGAGGTCGACAGCCTCGCGGCCGACGAGGAGCCGCGGCTGCGGCAGATGCTGCGCGACGACGGCCTCGTCCCGTCGGCGGAGACGCGCCGTCGCAGAGCCGTCGCCTCGGCAGCGCCGGCCCTTGTCGTCATGGCCCTGGGGGGGCTGCGACTGGTTCGCGGCGTGGTGCTCGATCGACCCGTAGGCTTTCTCGTCGTGGAGATTTTGTTTGTCGGACTGGTCTTCCTCATCATTCAAAAGAGCGTCGTGAACGCGCCGACCCGGAGGGGGAGCAGGCTGCTCGAATGGCTCGTCGACGCCACCCGCTCCGTACGAGGCGAGCTGGGCCAGAGCCCTGTGGGATCGGCCAGCGATGTCTCTCTCACGACAGCGCTCTCGGGGCTTGCAGCCGTGACGGGGCTGGCGATGTTCGCGCCCTATCGCGCAATGCTGCCCACGCCATCGT